A genomic stretch from Candidatus Methylomirabilota bacterium includes:
- a CDS encoding transposase, whose protein sequence is VEWHRGELFPRVGFIVTNMSAQAQGVIHFYNGRGTAEQWIKEGKYALSWTRLSCQHFVPNQVRLGLFVLAYNLGNFLRRLVLPRRIKHWSLRTLLTKLIKIGAKVVHHSRIVTFQMAEVAVSKEIWAEIWSRIDRLRWITA, encoded by the coding sequence AGGTCGAGTGGCATCGCGGCGAACTCTTTCCGAGAGTCGGTTTCATCGTGACCAATATGAGCGCACAAGCCCAAGGGGTGATTCACTTTTACAACGGTCGCGGCACCGCCGAGCAGTGGATCAAGGAAGGCAAATATGCCTTGAGCTGGACGAGACTGTCCTGCCAACATTTTGTCCCGAATCAGGTGCGGTTGGGTCTGTTTGTCTTGGCCTATAACCTGGGCAATTTTCTGCGGCGTCTGGTCCTTCCCAGAAGAATTAAACATTGGTCCCTTCGCACCCTATTGACCAAACTGATCAAGATCGGAGCGAAGGTGGTTCACCATAGCCGGATCGTCACGTTTCAAATGGCGGAGGTCGCGGTAAGCAAGGAGATATGGGCCGAGATATGGTCTCGGATTGACCGATTGAGATGGATAACAGCCTAG
- a CDS encoding alpha/beta hydrolase yields MRNVSVVAISVMLFVGLGASTPAGAQAAADAKTFVQVASGYRVIPNLTYLRAGGVDLQLDVYHPLGLTNPNPTLIYFHGGGWTNDNKESSALAFLPYLEMGWTVVNVEYRLADAAHAPAAVEDCRCALRWVYRNAEQYKFDLDKLVVTGTSAGGHLALTTGMLPESAGLDRQCPGNRRRAWSTGTTSTEELKVAAIINWYGITDVVDLIERTPGPSGSYTEAWLGSSIDREQVARRVSPLTYVRQGSPPVLTVHGDADQLVPYSHGVSLHKALEEAGVPNKLVTVPGGGHGGFSDEERARIYTAIRDFLSTHVVVRRTSN; encoded by the coding sequence ATGAGAAATGTTTCTGTTGTGGCTATCAGTGTCATGTTGTTCGTGGGCTTGGGTGCGTCAACTCCTGCGGGCGCGCAGGCTGCGGCTGATGCGAAGACGTTCGTCCAGGTGGCCAGCGGGTACCGTGTCATTCCCAACCTTACCTATCTAAGGGCCGGGGGTGTGGATCTACAACTCGACGTTTATCACCCCCTTGGGTTGACGAACCCGAATCCAACGCTCATCTATTTCCACGGCGGGGGATGGACAAATGATAACAAGGAAAGCTCCGCGCTCGCGTTCCTGCCGTATCTTGAAATGGGCTGGACGGTGGTCAACGTGGAGTATCGGCTAGCGGATGCGGCGCATGCCCCAGCCGCAGTGGAGGATTGTCGCTGTGCACTGCGCTGGGTCTACAGGAACGCCGAACAATACAAATTCGACCTCGATAAATTGGTCGTTACCGGAACCTCGGCGGGCGGACATCTGGCACTCACCACGGGGATGCTTCCCGAATCGGCCGGCTTGGATCGCCAATGCCCCGGCAACAGACGTCGGGCGTGGTCCACTGGGACGACGTCGACCGAGGAGCTGAAGGTGGCGGCCATCATCAACTGGTATGGAATCACCGACGTTGTGGATCTGATCGAGAGGACTCCGGGACCTTCAGGGTCATACACTGAGGCATGGCTTGGCAGCAGCATCGATCGGGAGCAGGTCGCGAGACGTGTGTCGCCGCTCACGTATGTGCGTCAAGGATCTCCGCCGGTTCTCACAGTTCATGGCGATGCCGATCAGCTCGTCCCCTACTCTCACGGCGTAAGCCTGCACAAAGCGCTCGAGGAGGCCGGAGTGCCCAACAAGCTTGTGACCGTGCCCGGTGGTGGCCATGGTGGGTTCAGCGACGAAGAGCGCGCAAGGATCTACACCGCCATTCGCGACTTCCTCAGTACACATGTGGTCGTGCGTAGGACGTCGAATTAA